A section of the Melopsittacus undulatus isolate bMelUnd1 chromosome 3, bMelUnd1.mat.Z, whole genome shotgun sequence genome encodes:
- the PEX13 gene encoding peroxisome biogenesis factor 13, whose amino-acid sequence MASQPPPKPWENRRLAGAVAPAFQSADLGDNLLTRPGPPTVARIPPPILPRPSQQTSSSSLNTFRPAYSSSFSPGYGSYGTSFYGNYSPYSYGYGGLGYNRFRTDDIPPSRFVQQAEESSRGAFQSIESIVHAFASVSMMMDATFSAVYNSFRAVLDVANHFSRLKVHFTKVFSAFALVRTIKYLYQRLQRLLGLRKSSENEDLWAESEGTVARVGLEDKAANSAKSWPIFLFFAVIMGGPYLIWKLLSTYSDEETVSSNWASGEDDHVVGRAEYDFNALSEEEISFRAGDMLKLAPKEQQPKIRGWLLASYDGQTTGLVPANYIKILGKRRGRKTVDLERITEQRQAFPSTSVRGSTATVTLEEQEAAFDSVFAGSNKVPVASDSTVVSGEKQEL is encoded by the exons GTCTGCTGACTTGGGTGACAATCTGCTGACCAGACCTGGACCACCCACAGTTGCGCGAATACCTCCACCTATTTTGCCAAGACCATCACAGCAAACGAGCAGCAGTAGCCTGAACACTTTCAGGCCAGCATATAGTAgttctttttctccaggctatGGTTCATATGGAACCTCTTTTTATGGAAACTATAGTCCTTACAGTTACGGATATGGTGGTTTGGGTTATAACCGCTTTCGCACAGATGATATTCCTCCCAGCAGGTTTGTTCAGCAGGCtgaagagagcagcagaggtgcATTTCAGTCCATTGAAAGTATTGTGCATGCCTTTGCCTCGGTCAGCATGATGATGGATGCTACCTTTTCAGCTGTATACAACAGTTTCAGAGCTGTGTTGGATGTAGCCAATCACTTCTCCCGCCTCAAAGTACACTTCACAAAGGTCttttcagcttttgctttagtGAGAACTATAAAGTATCTCTACCAACGCCTTCAGAGATTACTAGGTCTGCGGAAGAGCTCTGAGAATGAGGATCTGTGGGCTGAAAGTGAGGGGACTGTGGCTCGTGTTGGCCTTGAAGACAAGGCAGCTAACTCTGCAAAATCCTGgcccattttcctgttctttgcGGTTATAATGGGAGGTCCCTATCTCATTTGGAAACTGCTTTCTACTTACAGTGATGAAGAAACAG TATCTAGTAATTGGGCGAGCGGAGAAGATGATCATGTAGTTGGAAGAGCAGAATATGACTTCAATGCTCTCTCAGAAGAAGAAATTTCTTTCCGTGCTGGTGATATGCTAAAATTAGCACCCAAAG AACAGCAACCCAAAATCCGTGGTTGGCTTTTGGCTAGTTATGATGGCCAAACAACAGGACTTGTGCCAGCTAATTACATCAAAATCCTGGGCAAAAGAAGAGGTAGGAAAACAGTGGACCTGGAAAGGATTACAGAGCAACGGCAAGCCTTTCCCAGCACATCAGTTAGAGGATCCACTGCCACTGTGACTTTAGAGGAGCAGGAAGCTGCTTTTGATTCTGTTTTTGCTGGAAGTAATAAAGTTCCTGTTGCGTCTGACTCCACAGTGGTTAGTGGAGAGAAGCAGGAACTCTAA
- the SANBR gene encoding SANT and BTB domain regulator of class switch recombination, whose amino-acid sequence MSRGFSENNNFPYDNNQMVLDMILCSLVGVPQPINWDSVARLVPGYTSKECAKRFDELKSSGSSPVDNQFNPLMAAGGSPVETLATYIKSSLLDTQTEFQEPAIGQDSITITGRPSTASTRNCSSESEKGPVHKGGESTDESQGPNMVIHVCDEAKNLKEDFVCPRDLLISEMKYFAEYLSVDAQRWEEVDISVHCDVHIFDWLIRYVKRNTKDSEANEMPTLEPSNVISILISSEFLKMDSLVEKCIHYCHKNMNAIVATPCNMNCINANLVTHIADLFTHNEVEELKDKRDKFKSKLFCKKIERLFDPEYVNPDSRGNAATLYRCCLCKKLLTKETERRIPCVPGKINIDQHGNIVYVHIRDKTWEVHEYLIGLHEELKSWRDVYWRLWGTVNWLTCSRCNQSFLCTEFSHCQYHSQSVLYPGVASALGSTGTGVYPCCNQKVLRFDPTTLPKGCKVRDHMVDLPSEKGDGDALLSQTTKILNDLLQHRDVIVVPFTKDENSDSGIGLGDEKSIECDVLVEPNTPWGPKTGEINAFLSLKNWTLQLKQQSLLSEEEEYTTGSEVTEDEVGDEEEICRKPGRKEKLKKSYKHPKKVISSPSVQKKEKPSDKSSSRDASPFIVSMQQNKWDASRSLRFNQDAQREDDQRRMSEITGHLIKMRLGDLDRAKSKDSKEYAGGIYSRLEAQIKASAQVSTRQSNAEKNARSKSRFGQGRPT is encoded by the exons ATGAGTCGTGGATTTTCAGAAAACAACAACTTTCCATATGACAACAATCAAATGGTGTTGGACATGATCCTGTGTTCCCTCGTTGGTGTTCCACAGCCTATCAACTGGGACAGTGTGGCAAGGCTAGTTCCAGGATATACATCCAAAGAG TGTGCAAAAAGGTTTGATGAACTAAAAAGCAGTGGAAGTTCACCTGTTGACAACCAGTTTAATCCCCTGATGGCTGCTGGTGGGAGTCCTGTGGAAACTTTAGCTACATACATCAAGTCCTCCTTGCTCGATACACAGACAGAGTTTCAGGAGCCTGCTATTGGGCAGGATTCCATTACTATAACTG GAAGGCCCAGCACAGCCTCCACAAGGAATTGTTCATCAGAATCTGAGAAAGGTCCCGTGCATAAAGGTGGAGAAAGCACTGATGAAAGCCAGGG gcCAAATATGGTGATCCATGTGTGTGACGAAGCAAAAAACCTCAAAGAAGATTTTGTGTGTCCTCGTGACCTTTTgatttcagaaatgaaatactTTGCTGAATATCTGTCTGTGGATGCCCAACGCTGGGAAGAGGTGGACATTTCAGTGCACTGTGATGTTCACATCTTTGACTGGTTGATAAGATACGTTAAAAGGAACACTAAGGATTCTGAAGCTAATGAAATGCCCACTTTAG AACCATCAAATGTCATCTCAATTCTTATTTCTTCTGAGTTTTTGAAGATGGATTCATTA GTAGAAAAATGTATTCATTATTGTCACAAAAATATGAATGCTATTGTAGCCACACCATGCAACATGAATTGTATCAATGCTAATCTTGTTACTCACATTGCTGATCTCTTCACGCACAATGAAGTGGAAGAGCTGAAGGACAAAAGAGACAAATTTAAGAG TAAACTTTTCTGCAAGAAGATTGAGAGGCTCTTTGATCCAGAGTATGTAAATCCAGATTCTCGAGGCAATGCAGCAACATTGTACAG GTGTTGTTTATGTAAAAAGCTGCTAactaaagaaactgaaagaagaattCCTTGTGTACCAGGAAAAATCAACATAGATCAACACGGGAATATTGTCTATGTTCATATAAG AGACAAAACCTGGGAAGTCCATGAGTATTTAATTGGCCTTCATGAGGAATTGAAATCTTGGAGGGATGTTTACTGGCGGCTGTGGGGGACTGTCAATTGGTTGACTTGCTCAAGATGTAACCAA TCTTTCCTGTGTACTGAATTCTCCCATTGCCAGTACCATTcgcagtcagttctttatccaggTGTAGCAAGCGCTCTGGGCTCAACTGGGACAGGAGTATATCCCTGTTGTAACCAAAAAGTACTTCGATTTGATCCTACAACTCTCCCAAAG GGCTGCAAAGTGAGGGATCACATGGTTGATTTACCTTCAGAAAAAGGAGATGGGGATGCTTTGCTATCTCAGACTACTAAAATATTGAATGACCTGCTTCAACATAGAGATGTTATTGTTGTTCCTTTCACTAAGGATGAGAATAG TGATTCTGGGATTGGTCTTGGTGATGAAAAAAGCATTGAATGTGATGTGCTTGTAGAACCAAACACGCCGTGGGGTCCCAAAACTGGAGAAATCAATGCT tttctttctctgaagaacTGGACTTTACAGCTG AAACAGCAGTCATTGTTATCTGAAGAAGAGGAGTACACCACTGGCTCAGAGGTCACTGAGGATGAAGTGGGAGATGAAGAAGAAATATGCAGGAAACCAG ggagaaaggagaaattaaagaaGTCCTACAAGCATCCAAAGAAAGTGATTTCTTCACCTAGTGTTCAGAAAAAAGAGAAGCCATCTGACAAG TCAAGTTCCCGAGATGCATCTCCATTCAT CGTGAGTATGCAGCAGAACAAATGGGATGCCTCAAGGTCACTAAGATTCAACCAAGATGCTCAAAGAGAAGATG ACCAGAGAAGAATGTCTGAGATCACAGGGCACTTAATAAAAATGAGACTGGGAGACCTTGATCGAGCCAAgtcaaaagacagcaaagaa TATGCAGGAGGCATTTATTCCAGACTTGAAGCACAGATAAAGGCCTCAGCACAGGTCAGCACACGACAAAGCAATGCTGAGAAGAATGCCAG GTCAAAATCCCGTTTTGGTCAAGGCCGCCCAACATAA